In Antechinus flavipes isolate AdamAnt ecotype Samford, QLD, Australia chromosome 3, AdamAnt_v2, whole genome shotgun sequence, a genomic segment contains:
- the TSKU gene encoding tsukushi yields the protein MLWSLWFPLLFLAPGARAIRPCFPGCHCEVETFGLFDSFSLTRVDCSGLGSHIVPVPIPLDTTYLDLSSNQLETVNESMLTGPGYTTLVGLDLSYNRIAKISSATFSRLRYLESLDLSHNALAALPEESFASSPLSEVDLSSNKLREVSLESFTSRGQGKPLNVDLSHNLLTRVIQPSLDRAPNIQSLNLSWNQLQEVPDLQGLPLRYLNLDGNLLSRVRAGAFAGLKDLIHLSLSSLRCSTELAPFAFRDLPSLQVLDLSGNPSLQSARAEVFSSLNSLQELNLSGTGLSVLPDRLLKYLPSVKSITLGKDLWCVKVVKEGQYRREMSRTRKEVLYCHDSHGAVAKAPYVL from the coding sequence ATGCTGTGGTCCCTCTGGTTCCCACTCCTGTTCCTGGCCCCTGGCGCCAGGGCCATTCGCCCGTGTTTCCCAGGCTGCCATTGTGAAGTGGAAACCTTCGGCCTGTTCGACAGCTTCAGCTTGACCCGGGTGGACTGCAGCGGCCTGGGCTCCCACATTGTGCCGGTCCCCATCCCCCTGGACACAACCTACCTGGACCTGTCCTCTAACCAGCTGGAGACGGTCAACGAGTCCATGCTCACAGGACCGGGCTACACCACCCTGGTGGGCCTCGACCTGAGCTACAACCGCATCGCCAAGATCTCCTCCGCCACCTTCTCCCGGCTGCGATACCTCGAGTCCCTGGACCTGAGCCACAATGCCCTGGCAGCCCTGCCTGAGGAGAGCTTTGCCAGCTCCCCCCTGAGTGAGGTGGATCTGAGCAGCAACAAACTCAGAGAGGTCTCCCTGGAGAGCTTCACCTCTCGCGGGCAGGGGAAGCCCCTCAATGTGGACCTCTCCCATAACCTCCTCACCCGGGTGATTCAGCCATCCCTGGACCGGGCCCCCAATATCCAGAGCCTGAATCTCTCCTGGAACCAGCTGCAGGAGGTGCCTGACCTCCAGGGCCTCCCTCTGCGCTACCTCAACCTGGACGGCAACCTCCTGAGCAGGGTCCGGGCAGGGGCCTTCGCCGGGTTGAAGGACCTCATTCACCTGTCCCTCAGCAGCCTGCGCTGCTCTACAGAGCTCGCCCCCTTTGCCTTCCGTGACTTGCCAAGCCTCCAGGTTCTGGACTTGTCGGGCAACCCCAGTCTCCAGTCGGCCAGGGCCGAGGTCTTCTCCAGCTTGAACTCCCTGCAGGAGCTGAACCTGTCAGGCACGGGGCTGTCGGTCCTGCCCGACAGGCTTCTGAAATACCTCCCATCCGTCAAAAGCATCACCCTGGGGAAGGACCTCTGGTGCGTCAAGGTGGTCAAAGAGGGCCAGTACCGACGAGAGATGAGCCGGACCAGAAAGGAGGTCCTGTACTGCCATGACAGCCACGGCGCCGTGGCCAAAGCCCCCTACGTCTTGTGA